A genomic window from Microbacterium sp. H1-D42 includes:
- a CDS encoding ABC transporter ATP-binding protein: MSILEVSNLRVDIPTESGTVHAVKDVSFDVAEGEFFGIVGESGSGKSVLVQSVMGLIPNARTTGAVRFQGEDLLSLAPDRLRRKRGNEISMIFQDPLSSLHPQYTVGWQIVEQIRAHENVSKRAAKARAIQLLEKVHIADAASRFDAYPHQFSGGMRQRVMIAMSLSLDPALIIADEPTTALDSTVQAQILQLLGEMKEDFGATVLMISHDLSVMASVADRVMVMYRGEQVELGKSADVLTRPQEPYTVSLIESSSFTQSERQPPVESAAASEPEPAPIAQVSDVSLSFTQRRGVKRKVLDGINLEVRRGETLGLVGESGCGKTTLARTIAGLVDPSEGTVSFDGTDLSTVKGAAWRRMRQRVQVVFQDPFSSLNPKRRVGSIIEDPLRVHGLGNARERQRRVLELLELVGLDPDHYNRFPSQFSGGQRQRIGIARAIALNPDLVILDEPVSALDVTVQAQVLQLLDDLQRDLGLTYLFISHDLAVVRHMCDRIAVMENGRIIELGDAETIYNSPREPFTKRLLAASFLDTVGIDATAHAPTEQAQAEQATAAQEVGS; this comes from the coding sequence GTGTCGATTCTTGAGGTATCCAACCTGCGCGTCGATATCCCCACCGAGAGCGGAACCGTGCACGCCGTCAAGGACGTCTCCTTCGACGTCGCAGAGGGCGAGTTCTTCGGCATCGTCGGGGAGTCCGGCTCAGGCAAGTCCGTGCTGGTGCAGTCCGTGATGGGGCTCATCCCCAACGCCCGCACCACCGGCGCCGTCCGCTTCCAGGGTGAGGATCTGCTCTCGCTGGCACCCGACCGGCTGCGCCGCAAGCGCGGCAATGAGATCAGCATGATCTTCCAGGACCCGCTGTCGAGCCTGCACCCGCAGTACACCGTCGGGTGGCAGATCGTCGAGCAGATCCGCGCGCACGAGAACGTCTCCAAGCGGGCGGCCAAGGCCCGCGCCATCCAACTGCTCGAAAAGGTGCACATCGCCGACGCCGCATCTCGCTTCGACGCGTACCCGCACCAGTTCTCGGGCGGCATGCGCCAGCGCGTCATGATCGCGATGAGCCTGTCACTCGACCCCGCGCTGATCATCGCCGATGAGCCGACCACCGCGCTGGACTCGACGGTGCAGGCGCAGATCCTGCAGCTGCTCGGCGAGATGAAGGAGGACTTCGGCGCTACGGTTCTGATGATCAGCCACGACCTGAGCGTGATGGCCAGTGTCGCCGACCGCGTCATGGTGATGTACCGAGGCGAGCAGGTGGAGCTCGGCAAGAGCGCTGACGTGCTCACCCGCCCGCAGGAGCCGTACACCGTCTCGCTCATCGAGTCGTCGTCGTTCACGCAGAGCGAGCGGCAGCCGCCGGTCGAATCGGCAGCGGCGTCAGAACCGGAGCCGGCGCCGATCGCCCAGGTCTCGGACGTCAGCCTGTCGTTCACTCAGCGCCGCGGCGTCAAGCGCAAGGTGTTGGACGGCATCAACCTCGAGGTGCGGCGCGGCGAGACGCTCGGCCTGGTCGGCGAGAGCGGATGCGGCAAGACGACGCTCGCGCGCACCATCGCCGGACTCGTCGACCCGTCAGAGGGCACCGTGAGCTTCGACGGCACTGACCTCTCGACCGTCAAGGGCGCCGCGTGGCGGCGGATGCGACAGCGGGTGCAGGTGGTCTTCCAGGATCCGTTCTCGTCGCTGAATCCCAAGCGGCGCGTCGGCTCCATCATCGAAGACCCGCTGCGCGTGCACGGCTTGGGCAACGCCCGCGAGCGACAGCGGCGCGTGCTTGAGCTGCTCGAGCTGGTCGGCCTCGACCCCGACCATTACAACCGCTTCCCCTCGCAGTTCTCCGGCGGCCAGCGCCAGCGCATCGGCATCGCGCGGGCCATCGCCCTGAACCCCGATCTGGTCATCCTCGACGAGCCGGTGTCGGCTCTCGACGTCACCGTGCAGGCGCAGGTGCTGCAGCTGCTCGATGACCTGCAGCGCGACCTCGGGCTGACGTACCTGTTCATCTCTCACGACCTCGCCGTCGTCAGACACATGTGCGATCGGATCGCGGTGATGGAGAACGGCCGGATCATCGAGCTGGGCGACGCGGAGACCATCTACAACTCCCCGCGCGAGCCGTTCACGAAGCGACTGCTGGCCGCATCGTTCCTCGACACTGTGGGCATCGATGCAACCGCGCACGCTCCCACGGAGCAGGCCCAGGCAGAACAGGCCACCGCAGCGCAGGAGGTCGGCTCATGA
- a CDS encoding GntR family transcriptional regulator, producing MSQFSVVTPLQPVLNLRERVEVALEAAIRSGEMPAGELFSAPALAAKFNVSATPVREAMLNLEKLGFVEAVRNKGFRVTGIRDEDVANIVAVRRMLEPALARELAGQIPADEYGHLRAMADAIVDGASKGDLTTYLEADRAFHEAVNAHSDNPRLTSLISQLRKETRLPGLAGLLATEELSKSAAEHHELLDLLEAGDGEQAEAVMHRHIGHVIGWWAGRPEAGA from the coding sequence ATGTCCCAGTTCTCCGTCGTCACCCCGCTTCAGCCGGTGCTGAACCTGCGCGAGCGCGTCGAGGTGGCCCTCGAAGCAGCCATCCGCTCCGGCGAGATGCCCGCAGGTGAGCTGTTCTCGGCACCAGCGCTGGCGGCGAAGTTCAACGTCTCGGCCACGCCGGTGCGCGAGGCGATGCTGAACCTCGAGAAGCTCGGCTTCGTCGAGGCCGTCCGCAACAAGGGCTTCCGAGTCACGGGCATCCGCGATGAGGACGTCGCCAACATCGTCGCCGTCCGGCGCATGCTCGAACCGGCGCTCGCGCGCGAGCTCGCCGGGCAGATCCCCGCCGACGAGTACGGGCACCTGCGCGCGATGGCGGATGCCATCGTCGACGGTGCCTCGAAGGGCGACCTGACCACCTACCTCGAGGCCGACCGCGCTTTCCACGAGGCCGTCAATGCGCACAGCGACAACCCGCGCCTGACCAGCCTGATCTCGCAGCTGCGCAAGGAGACCCGCCTGCCCGGCCTCGCCGGCCTGCTGGCGACCGAAGAGCTGTCGAAGTCGGCCGCCGAGCACCACGAGCTGCTCGACCTGCTCGAAGCCGGCGACGGCGAGCAGGCCGAAGCCGTCATGCACCGCCACATCGGCCACGTCATCGGCTGGTGGGCAGGCAGGCCGGAAGCCGGCGCCTGA
- a CDS encoding alpha/beta fold hydrolase — translation MTRDFEYFIGKDIVARDVWTTVPLDWNDPDGETIDLFAREFVAAERRNDDLPLMLHLQGGPGGKGARPLGRDAWMDAVLSRFRLVVPDQRGTGRSTPLSGADFAAMPAGEAARRLSLHRADAIVRDFEALRATHYEGRQWWTIGQSYGGFLTLHYLSTAPGAIVASAVAGGLPSLTPDASEVYRRTFPRALQKNRLFRERAPHLEERIGKVADLLQADEVLLADGDRLTVRRLQTLGLDFGMGPGADRVHWLFDEAFADRAETRLSDTFIASVGGATAFATNPLFIALQESIYGTGPTSWAAQAERDRHPEFAESARPLQLTGEMVFPWMFDEIGALRGFRAGVEELAAREWPIELYDLPRLAANEVPIEAVVYFDDMYVDAGLSLETAGHVGALNAWVTNEHEHDGITRAGVVERLFTSLEKRLGGTPHSR, via the coding sequence ATGACCCGCGACTTCGAGTACTTCATCGGCAAGGACATCGTCGCCCGTGATGTGTGGACGACGGTCCCGTTGGACTGGAACGACCCCGACGGCGAGACGATCGACCTGTTCGCCCGCGAGTTCGTGGCCGCTGAGCGTCGCAACGATGACCTGCCGCTGATGCTGCACCTGCAGGGCGGGCCCGGCGGCAAGGGCGCGCGTCCGCTCGGGCGCGATGCGTGGATGGATGCTGTGCTGTCGCGGTTCCGGCTGGTCGTGCCCGACCAGCGCGGCACTGGACGCTCGACGCCGCTGTCCGGCGCCGACTTCGCGGCGATGCCGGCGGGCGAGGCGGCTCGCCGGCTTTCGCTGCACAGGGCGGATGCCATCGTGCGCGACTTCGAGGCGCTGCGCGCCACGCACTACGAAGGCCGGCAGTGGTGGACGATCGGGCAGAGCTATGGCGGGTTCCTCACCCTGCACTACCTGTCCACGGCGCCGGGCGCCATCGTCGCATCTGCCGTGGCCGGCGGGCTCCCCTCGCTGACGCCGGATGCGTCGGAGGTCTACCGCCGTACCTTCCCGCGCGCCCTGCAGAAGAACCGTCTGTTCCGCGAACGCGCTCCTCATCTCGAAGAGCGCATCGGCAAGGTCGCCGACCTGCTGCAGGCCGACGAGGTGCTGCTGGCCGACGGCGACCGCCTGACCGTGCGCCGGCTGCAGACCCTCGGCCTCGACTTCGGCATGGGACCAGGCGCCGACCGCGTGCACTGGCTGTTCGATGAGGCCTTCGCCGACCGCGCCGAGACGCGCCTGAGCGATACGTTCATCGCCTCCGTCGGAGGAGCCACCGCGTTCGCGACGAACCCGCTGTTCATCGCCCTGCAGGAGAGCATCTACGGCACGGGTCCCACGTCATGGGCCGCGCAGGCCGAGCGCGATCGGCATCCGGAGTTCGCCGAGTCCGCACGACCGCTGCAGCTCACCGGCGAGATGGTCTTCCCGTGGATGTTCGACGAGATCGGCGCGCTGCGCGGGTTCCGCGCCGGTGTCGAAGAGCTCGCCGCCCGCGAGTGGCCGATCGAGCTGTACGACCTGCCGCGCCTGGCCGCGAACGAGGTGCCGATCGAGGCCGTCGTGTACTTCGACGACATGTACGTCGACGCCGGACTGTCCCTGGAGACCGCCGGCCACGTCGGCGCCCTGAACGCCTGGGTCACCAACGAGCACGAGCACGACGGCATCACCCGCGCCGGCGTCGTCGAGCGCCTCTTCACCTCGCTCGAGAAGCGGCTCGGCGGCACGCCGCACTCCCGCTGA
- a CDS encoding ABC transporter substrate-binding protein — protein sequence MTRKMKALLTPLVATSALALVLSGCSTTGGDPTGDAGEPQTGGTLKVLSNGDVDHLDPQLIAYVPSNGVTRTISRSILSYEASNDEAERSALVGDLATDVPKPEDGGLSYTITLRDGASWDAPDGARDIVSGDIARGIERICNPYIGAGLGGYFISLIEGMDEYCEGFSAIAPEVAPMKEYIESNDISGIETPDDKTVIFHLVEPASDFTSMLSLATANPAPVEVLDYLPDSPEYRNNFVASGPYTVAEHKPDVKMTLERNPSWKAESDPLRKAYVDSIEMTMGIEVDAAMQQVQAGSADLLFDIQPSPANIQQLTSVGDKKFSTLENGGIDQFLWFNTKTTNNGSALQKPEVRQALQYAIDKAAVVQVMGGEEIATVTNGLFGPGINGFEEYSPYGDGSGKADPEKAKQMLADAGVQNLTLKFPYRNLGSQPDIAQTVQASLEAAGIKVELFPVPPTDYYANFMTNPENATGGEWDVALVGWSPDWVGGAARSVYQPQFSFNGTPQAYNYVDYNNDEANELAAQALAASSPEEAGKLWHQVDETVMKDSPIVSIAAKKKANYHSERVQNFAIYALAQNGDWANVWLSK from the coding sequence ATGACTCGCAAGATGAAAGCCCTGCTCACACCGTTGGTCGCCACTTCGGCGCTAGCCCTGGTGCTCAGCGGCTGTTCGACGACGGGCGGCGACCCCACCGGCGATGCCGGTGAGCCGCAGACCGGAGGCACCCTGAAGGTGCTCTCCAACGGTGACGTCGACCACCTCGACCCGCAGCTGATCGCGTATGTTCCGTCCAACGGCGTGACCCGCACGATCTCGCGCTCCATCCTGAGCTACGAGGCGTCCAACGACGAAGCCGAGCGCTCCGCGCTGGTGGGCGACCTCGCCACGGACGTGCCCAAGCCTGAGGATGGCGGCCTCAGCTACACGATCACCCTGCGTGATGGGGCGTCCTGGGATGCACCGGACGGCGCTCGCGACATCGTCTCAGGCGACATCGCGCGCGGCATCGAGCGCATCTGCAACCCCTACATCGGCGCCGGACTCGGCGGATACTTCATCTCTCTCATCGAGGGCATGGACGAGTACTGCGAGGGCTTCTCGGCCATCGCACCCGAGGTCGCGCCGATGAAGGAGTACATCGAGTCGAACGACATCTCCGGCATCGAGACGCCCGATGACAAGACGGTGATCTTCCACCTCGTGGAGCCGGCATCCGACTTCACGAGCATGCTCAGCCTGGCGACGGCCAACCCAGCGCCCGTCGAGGTGCTGGACTATCTGCCCGACTCGCCCGAGTACCGCAACAACTTCGTCGCCTCGGGGCCGTACACGGTCGCCGAGCACAAGCCGGACGTGAAGATGACCCTCGAGCGCAATCCCTCGTGGAAGGCGGAGAGCGACCCGCTGCGCAAGGCGTACGTCGACTCGATCGAGATGACGATGGGCATCGAAGTGGATGCTGCGATGCAGCAGGTGCAGGCGGGGTCCGCCGACTTGCTGTTCGACATCCAGCCCAGCCCGGCGAACATCCAGCAGCTGACGAGCGTGGGTGACAAGAAGTTCTCCACCCTGGAGAACGGTGGCATCGACCAGTTCCTGTGGTTCAACACCAAGACGACCAACAACGGCAGCGCCCTGCAGAAGCCCGAAGTGCGTCAGGCGCTGCAGTACGCGATCGACAAGGCGGCCGTCGTGCAGGTGATGGGCGGCGAAGAGATCGCCACAGTGACGAACGGCCTCTTCGGACCGGGCATCAACGGCTTCGAGGAGTACTCGCCCTACGGCGACGGCAGCGGCAAGGCCGACCCCGAGAAGGCCAAGCAGATGCTCGCCGACGCCGGCGTGCAGAACCTCACGCTGAAGTTCCCGTACCGCAACCTCGGCTCGCAGCCCGACATCGCACAGACCGTGCAGGCGAGCCTCGAGGCCGCAGGCATAAAGGTCGAGCTGTTCCCGGTTCCGCCCACCGACTACTACGCCAATTTCATGACCAACCCCGAGAACGCCACTGGCGGCGAGTGGGACGTCGCGCTGGTCGGCTGGTCGCCGGACTGGGTCGGCGGCGCTGCGCGCAGCGTCTACCAGCCGCAGTTCAGCTTCAACGGCACGCCGCAGGCGTACAACTACGTCGACTACAACAACGACGAGGCCAATGAGCTCGCAGCTCAGGCACTCGCCGCAAGCAGCCCCGAAGAAGCAGGCAAGCTGTGGCACCAGGTCGACGAGACGGTGATGAAGGACTCCCCCATCGTGAGCATCGCTGCCAAGAAGAAGGCGAACTACCACTCCGAGCGCGTGCAGAACTTCGCGATCTACGCCCTCGCACAGAACGGTGACTGGGCCAACGTGTGGCTGAGCAAGTGA
- a CDS encoding ABC transporter permease: protein MIRYLLSRVGFGLLVLFLLSVFVFVLFYVTPSDPARIIAGDKATEELMAQIRVNLGLDKPIWQQYLVFLGGLLQGDLGYSYRSNLPVADLVLARIPATMSLVFGAVVVWLAIGIPIGLASAKRPGSIRDRLGQGFALVGISFPTFVLGMLALYTLYFLPTRFGVILFPPSGYVPLTEDPLQWAWHLALPWLTLAMVTAAVYARLTRGQMLDVLGEDYVRTARAKGLTERRVIYVHAFRSAMPPLVTQLGIDIGLMLGGVIVIEQVFGLQGVGALAITSVAMQDRPVIIAIVLLGGLFVALSNLIVDLFYALLDSRVRTRAN, encoded by the coding sequence ATGATCCGCTACCTGCTGTCACGCGTCGGCTTCGGACTGCTGGTGCTGTTCCTGCTGAGCGTGTTCGTCTTCGTACTGTTCTACGTGACGCCGTCAGACCCGGCGCGCATCATCGCCGGCGACAAGGCGACCGAAGAGCTGATGGCGCAGATCCGCGTCAACCTCGGCCTCGACAAGCCGATCTGGCAGCAGTATCTCGTGTTCCTGGGCGGGCTGCTGCAGGGCGACCTCGGCTACTCGTACCGTTCGAACCTTCCGGTCGCCGACCTCGTGCTCGCCCGCATCCCGGCGACGATGTCTCTGGTGTTCGGTGCGGTCGTCGTGTGGCTGGCGATCGGCATCCCGATCGGACTCGCATCGGCCAAGCGCCCTGGCAGCATCCGCGATCGACTGGGTCAGGGATTCGCGCTCGTCGGCATCAGCTTCCCCACCTTCGTGCTCGGCATGCTCGCGCTGTACACGCTGTACTTCCTGCCGACCCGGTTCGGGGTGATCCTCTTCCCGCCCTCTGGTTACGTTCCACTCACCGAGGACCCGCTGCAGTGGGCCTGGCATCTGGCGCTGCCGTGGCTGACGCTGGCGATGGTGACCGCTGCCGTGTACGCACGACTGACCCGCGGGCAGATGCTCGATGTGCTCGGCGAGGACTACGTGCGTACCGCTCGCGCCAAGGGCCTGACCGAGCGTCGTGTCATCTATGTGCACGCCTTCCGCAGCGCGATGCCGCCACTGGTCACCCAGCTCGGCATCGACATCGGGCTGATGCTCGGTGGCGTCATCGTGATCGAGCAGGTGTTCGGCCTGCAGGGTGTCGGTGCACTCGCCATCACGAGCGTGGCGATGCAGGATAGACCCGTGATCATCGCGATCGTGCTGCTCGGCGGTCTTTTCGTCGCGCTGTCGAACCTCATCGTCGACCTGTTCTACGCGCTGCTCGATTCCCGAGTGCGCACCCGCGCGAACTGA
- a CDS encoding glycosyltransferase codes for MLFSTTGNQGHFGPLVSLARAAAEAGHDVRVAAPASFAGTVQAASLRHVPFADAPPELIGPIMVTVPALPFDEANAVVIREVFGRVDAQAAYPGLVSVIDEWGPDLVVREPAEVGSLAAAESAGLPHVQVAIGMAEMARLFADHLAGPLAELSRGAGLAEAALTAALAAEPVLSSVPEPLDLAGDDAYDPAGVAFRYRDELGATPPQPLPRWGDPALPLVYVTFGSVTGSLPPFAGVFRQALDGLADLPVRVLMTVGHRVDIAGLGAVPPHARVEAWWPQADVLSQAALVLGHGGFGTTMGALSAGVPQVVAPIFTTDQVINARHVAAIGAGRDVEPGADAVIRACREVMAVLGDPAYREVAESVAAAIDALPSVEQAVRFLESATR; via the coding sequence ATGCTCTTCTCGACGACGGGAAACCAGGGGCATTTCGGTCCTCTGGTGTCGCTGGCCCGTGCCGCAGCAGAGGCAGGGCACGACGTGCGGGTGGCGGCACCGGCGTCCTTCGCCGGGACAGTGCAGGCCGCCTCCCTCCGCCATGTGCCGTTCGCCGATGCCCCACCCGAACTGATCGGGCCGATCATGGTGACCGTGCCGGCGCTGCCGTTCGACGAAGCCAACGCGGTCGTGATCCGCGAGGTGTTCGGACGGGTCGATGCGCAGGCGGCGTATCCGGGTCTCGTCAGTGTGATCGATGAGTGGGGCCCCGATCTCGTCGTGCGGGAGCCGGCTGAAGTCGGCTCACTGGCCGCAGCGGAATCCGCGGGACTGCCTCACGTGCAGGTGGCGATCGGGATGGCCGAGATGGCGCGGCTCTTCGCCGATCACCTGGCGGGCCCGCTCGCAGAGCTGAGCAGGGGAGCTGGGCTGGCGGAGGCGGCACTGACGGCTGCGCTCGCCGCGGAGCCCGTGCTGAGTTCGGTGCCGGAGCCGCTGGACCTCGCCGGCGACGACGCGTACGATCCCGCAGGCGTCGCGTTCCGCTACCGCGATGAGCTGGGTGCAACTCCACCACAGCCGCTGCCCCGCTGGGGCGATCCAGCGCTGCCACTGGTCTACGTCACCTTCGGCTCCGTGACTGGATCACTCCCACCGTTCGCCGGCGTCTTCCGGCAGGCGCTGGATGGCCTCGCCGACCTGCCGGTGCGCGTGCTGATGACGGTCGGCCATCGAGTCGACATCGCAGGGCTCGGTGCTGTGCCGCCCCACGCGCGAGTCGAGGCGTGGTGGCCGCAGGCCGACGTCCTCAGCCAGGCTGCGCTGGTGCTGGGCCACGGCGGATTCGGCACCACGATGGGCGCCCTCTCGGCGGGTGTTCCGCAGGTGGTCGCCCCCATCTTCACCACCGACCAGGTCATCAACGCGCGACATGTCGCCGCCATCGGCGCCGGACGCGACGTGGAACCAGGGGCGGATGCTGTGATCCGCGCCTGCAGAGAGGTGATGGCCGTGCTCGGAGATCCGGCGTATCGCGAGGTCGCAGAATCGGTGGCGGCTGCCATCGACGCCCTGCCGTCGGTCGAGCAGGCAGTGAGGTTCCTCGAGAGTGCGACCCGCTAG
- a CDS encoding dihydrodipicolinate synthase family protein: MSQKAPWHGVIVASALPFKEDLSVDYDRFADHVRFLADNGCDGIAPNGSLGEYQNLSEQERAQVIKTAVDAAPEGFSVMAGVGAYGALQSAHWAEQAAEAGADCVMLLPPNTYRATREQVKHHYATVAAVGLPVVGYNNPIDTKVDLVPDLIAEIHAAGHMVGVKEFTGDPRRIYQIQELAPTIDILIGTDDSVLEVGIAGAVGWVAGYPNAIPKATVELFRLSTSGDVRDLERAKVIYRDLHKLLRWDTKTEFVESIKLSMDVLGLYGGPCRPPRLPLPKDVADTIIADTEEVIAKGYGA, translated from the coding sequence ATGTCTCAGAAGGCTCCCTGGCACGGCGTCATCGTCGCGTCCGCCCTCCCGTTCAAGGAGGATCTCTCGGTCGACTACGACCGGTTCGCCGATCACGTGCGGTTCCTCGCCGACAACGGCTGCGACGGCATCGCCCCCAACGGCTCGCTCGGCGAGTACCAGAACCTCAGCGAGCAGGAGCGCGCGCAGGTCATCAAGACGGCAGTGGATGCTGCCCCCGAGGGCTTCTCGGTGATGGCAGGCGTCGGCGCGTACGGCGCACTGCAGTCGGCACACTGGGCAGAGCAGGCCGCCGAGGCCGGCGCGGACTGCGTCATGCTGCTGCCCCCGAACACGTACCGCGCGACCCGCGAGCAGGTCAAGCACCACTACGCGACCGTCGCAGCGGTGGGCCTGCCGGTCGTCGGGTACAACAACCCGATCGACACCAAGGTCGACCTCGTTCCCGACCTGATCGCCGAGATCCACGCCGCCGGCCACATGGTCGGCGTCAAGGAGTTCACCGGCGACCCGCGCCGCATCTACCAGATCCAGGAGCTCGCTCCCACGATCGACATCCTGATCGGCACCGACGACAGCGTGCTCGAGGTCGGCATCGCCGGCGCCGTGGGCTGGGTCGCCGGCTACCCGAACGCCATTCCGAAGGCGACGGTCGAGCTGTTCCGCCTGTCGACCTCGGGCGACGTGCGCGACCTCGAGCGCGCCAAGGTGATCTACCGCGACCTGCACAAGCTGCTGCGCTGGGACACCAAGACCGAGTTCGTCGAGTCGATCAAGCTGTCGATGGACGTGCTCGGCCTGTACGGGGGCCCGTGCCGCCCGCCGCGCCTGCCGCTGCCGAAGGACGTCGCCGACACGATCATCGCCGACACCGAGGAAGTCATCGCCAAGGGGTACGGCGCCTGA
- a CDS encoding ABC transporter permease, whose product MTLMLPSRGAENAAKAPKSSWHLTLRRLRRDPASVASAIVIVLIVLFAVCAPLIAQWTGHGPTQQFRETGLSPSGMPVAPNSEFLLGTDQLGRDVLVRLAYGAQVSLLVGVAASLAAAAIGILIGMTAGFAGGVVDTVLSRLIDLVMSVPFLLVAIATVSVLGPSLQLSIWVIVFFSWAGLARVIRGQVLALREREFIETARSIGQSGVATMFRDVLPNLVVPIVVYTTLMIPAAIVFEATLSFLGLGIVPPTPSWGNMLADAANGSMYMVAPWMVLVPGLALLTLTLTFNLLGDGLRDALDPSSTKGARA is encoded by the coding sequence ATGACTCTCATGCTCCCCTCGCGCGGAGCCGAGAACGCAGCGAAGGCCCCGAAGAGCTCGTGGCATCTCACGCTGCGGCGGCTGCGCCGTGATCCGGCGAGCGTGGCATCCGCCATCGTGATCGTGCTGATCGTCCTCTTCGCGGTGTGCGCCCCGCTCATCGCCCAGTGGACCGGCCACGGGCCGACGCAGCAGTTCCGCGAGACGGGACTGTCTCCCTCTGGCATGCCGGTCGCTCCGAACAGTGAGTTCCTGCTCGGCACCGACCAGCTCGGCCGCGACGTTCTCGTGCGCCTGGCCTATGGTGCGCAGGTCTCTCTGCTGGTCGGCGTGGCCGCCTCGCTGGCGGCCGCTGCCATCGGCATCCTGATCGGCATGACGGCCGGCTTCGCCGGCGGGGTCGTCGACACGGTGCTCAGTCGCCTGATCGACCTGGTGATGAGCGTGCCGTTCCTGCTGGTGGCCATCGCCACCGTCTCGGTGCTCGGCCCAAGCCTGCAGCTGTCGATATGGGTGATCGTGTTCTTCAGCTGGGCGGGCCTCGCCCGCGTCATCCGCGGCCAGGTGCTGGCCCTCCGCGAGCGCGAGTTCATCGAGACCGCCCGCTCCATCGGGCAGTCGGGTGTCGCGACGATGTTCCGCGACGTGCTGCCGAACCTGGTCGTGCCGATCGTCGTGTACACGACGCTCATGATCCCTGCGGCGATCGTGTTCGAGGCGACGCTGTCGTTCCTCGGTCTCGGCATCGTCCCTCCGACCCCGAGCTGGGGCAACATGCTCGCCGACGCCGCCAACGGATCGATGTACATGGTCGCCCCGTGGATGGTGCTCGTGCCAGGGCTCGCGTTGCTGACGCTGACGCTCACCTTCAACCTGCTGGGCGATGGCCTGCGCGACGCCCTTGATCCGTCTTCGACGAAGGGAGCCCGAGCATGA
- a CDS encoding aminopeptidase P family protein, with protein MSTPHHHDARYDDTVHVVDWEGSIPNPRSTASDPRMPSLAKAPGFAEWMRTGWGDADRTPRVEPGAVDAARQHRERLSQALPGQTLVVLAGRAQARVHDNFFEFRAHSDFLWLTGFPVEDGVLVMTPTAGGHDATIYIVPPARPGAAAFHADAAHGELWVGPQPGTAELASALDVRVNVLDDLTVPNGALIAGHAVVGKGTGARVGGRVRSAQLARTLAELRMVKDAWELAELRSAVNHTIDGFAAVRREVPRAIEFGGERWLQGTFDRHARTVGQAPGYASIVGSGANAPILHWVRAESAVDPDALLLLDMGVENRSGYTADVTRTIPASGRFTTAQREVHDLVERSHRAGLAAVAPGRDWRDFHTASLEVIAQGLSDWGMLPVSVDEALSAEGQHHRRYIVCGIGHHLGLDVHDCGASSYEQYFEAKMQPGMALTVEPGLYFHAWDETVPPELRGMGVRIEDDIIVTDDGHDVISDGLPIDAAGLEQWMDSVGVRLS; from the coding sequence TTGAGTACCCCGCACCACCACGACGCCCGCTACGACGACACCGTGCATGTCGTGGACTGGGAAGGCAGCATCCCCAACCCCCGCTCCACCGCGAGCGACCCTCGGATGCCGTCACTGGCCAAGGCTCCGGGCTTCGCCGAGTGGATGCGCACGGGGTGGGGCGACGCCGACCGCACGCCACGCGTCGAGCCTGGCGCAGTCGACGCCGCCCGTCAGCACCGTGAGCGGCTCTCGCAGGCGCTCCCAGGGCAGACCCTGGTCGTGCTCGCCGGCCGCGCGCAGGCCAGAGTGCACGACAACTTCTTCGAGTTCCGTGCCCACAGCGACTTCCTCTGGTTGACCGGATTCCCGGTCGAGGACGGTGTGCTCGTCATGACGCCGACCGCCGGCGGCCATGACGCGACGATCTACATCGTCCCGCCCGCACGCCCCGGCGCCGCGGCCTTCCACGCCGACGCCGCGCACGGTGAGCTGTGGGTCGGTCCCCAGCCGGGAACGGCTGAGCTGGCATCCGCTCTCGACGTGCGCGTGAACGTCCTCGACGACCTCACCGTGCCGAACGGCGCGCTCATCGCGGGCCATGCTGTCGTCGGCAAGGGCACCGGCGCGCGCGTCGGCGGGCGCGTGCGGTCCGCACAGCTCGCGCGCACGCTCGCTGAGCTGCGCATGGTGAAGGATGCCTGGGAGCTGGCCGAGCTGCGCTCGGCGGTGAACCACACGATCGACGGTTTCGCGGCCGTGCGCCGCGAGGTCCCCCGCGCCATCGAGTTCGGCGGCGAGCGCTGGCTGCAGGGCACATTCGACAGGCACGCACGAACCGTCGGCCAGGCCCCCGGTTACGCATCGATCGTCGGCTCTGGCGCGAACGCGCCGATCCTGCACTGGGTGCGCGCCGAGAGCGCGGTGGACCCGGATGCCCTGCTGCTGCTCGACATGGGAGTGGAGAACCGCAGCGGCTACACCGCCGACGTCACTCGCACGATCCCGGCGAGCGGCCGGTTCACGACCGCCCAGCGCGAGGTGCACGATCTGGTCGAGCGCTCACACCGGGCCGGTCTCGCCGCTGTCGCCCCTGGGCGCGACTGGCGTGACTTCCACACCGCGAGCTTGGAGGTCATCGCGCAGGGGCTCAGCGATTGGGGCATGCTGCCGGTGTCGGTCGACGAGGCGCTCTCGGCAGAGGGACAGCACCACCGCCGCTACATCGTGTGCGGCATCGGCCACCACCTCGGCCTGGACGTGCACGACTGCGGAGCATCGTCGTACGAGCAGTACTTCGAGGCGAAGATGCAGCCGGGCATGGCGCTGACCGTCGAGCCCGGTCTGTACTTCCACGCCTGGGACGAGACGGTGCCGCCCGAGCTGCGCGGCATGGGCGTCCGGATCGAGGACGACATCATCGTGACCGACGACGGGCACGATGTGATCAGCGACGGTCTGCCGATCGATGCGGCAGGGCTTGAGCAGTGGATGGACTCGGTCGGAGTGCGTCTCTCGTGA